One region of Pagrus major chromosome 7, Pma_NU_1.0 genomic DNA includes:
- the calcoco1a gene encoding calcium-binding and coiled-coil domain-containing protein 1 yields the protein MEKAWLVEFRNVGCSYFPQSRVDCHYTLSSQHNWASNDWIGLFKVEWSSVKDYHTFVWALAPADYQEGTDVNCCVHFQASYLPKPSSQEYEFVYIDAKGEVCSRSSKFTFCAPKPLEDLVTLEEESHGEVTDMLLVVPRAELLQSRLQECLRERAELLQVQEAANRQREKEKVEYKRAREAWDRRYRELESDIAGLQEELKQTQEKIEEMERKQKEVQALGESLAQEKSTLLDAREESKVRIKELEEDIKILTQRTVERETELERMKERAKRAGAQRKEEESERKSMQTKLEQTEGELRSLSKEFQGLRNSLAKRDTSVLQLQSTITTLTQKLTTAHRKEAESEATLKEMRSLRERLNASERAAEGLRSDLSATIAQRDHGQAELHQARLQAAQLTLQLADSSLALREGRARWAQERQSLQRTAEKDHERLEKLNTEMQRMEERLQEERMERVKLEVELGREKDCNRVQLCETRRELQELKASLRVAQKEKEQLLAEKQELMEYICQLEQKMGTVASAKWSAAPIASTGRPGSALSDSEDENPEALQPLRPPRPLGHYSLCEQGEPDSLLLATPPSSPREAERSAVVINQPAPLSSPHQAGSDTLAHSSDSEEESSPLPCARHSSGEETALLLPEHTDTVLSDLADTSLW from the exons ATGGAGAAGGCTTGGCTGGTGGAGTTCAGAAACGTGGGCTGCAGTTACTTCCCTCAGAGCAGAGTCGATTGCCACTACACACTGAGCTCACAGCACAACTGGGCCAGCAATGACTGGATAGGGCTCTTCAAG GTGGAATGGTCATCAGTGAAGGACTACCACACGTTTGTTTGGGCACTGGCCCCAGCTGACTATCAAGAGGGCACCGATGTCAACTGCTGCGTGCACTTCCAGG CTTCCTACCTACCCAAGCCCAGCTCCCAAGAGTATGAGTTTGTATATATTGATGCAAAGGGGGAAGTTTGCTCCCGTAGCTCCAAATTCACTTTCTGCGCTCCAAAGCCACTTGAGGATCTGGTGACCCTTGAGGAGGAGTCCCATGGAGAAGTCACAGACATGCTGCTGGTGGTGCCCAGGGCTGAACTGCTGCAG AGTCGGCTGCAGGAATGCCTGCGAGAGCGcgctgagctgctgcaggtgcagGAGGCAGCAAacaggcagagggagaaagagaaggtgGAATACAAGAGGGCAAGGGAGGCCTGGGACAGACGATACAGAGAGCTAGAAAGCGACATTGCCgggctgcaggaggagctgaagcAGACTCAAGAGAAGATTGAGGAGATGGAAAGGAAGCAGAAG GAGGTGCAGGCTTTAGGAGAATCACTAGCCCAGGAGAAAAGTACTTTATTGGATGCGAGGGAGGAGAGCAAAGTACGAAtcaaagagctggaggaggataTCAAAATCCTGACACAGAGAACTgtggaaagagagacagagttgGAAAG GATGAAGGAAAGAGCAAAGAGGGCTGGAGCtcagaggaaagaagaggagagtgaaagaaagagcaTGCAG aCCAAGCTGGAACAGACGGAGGGTGAACTCCGAAGTCTGTCTAAGGAGTTCCAGGGCCTGAGGAACTCACTGGCCAAGAGAGACACAAGTGTCCTGCAGCTCCAGAGCACCATCACTACCCTCACCCAGAAACTCACCACTGCCCACAGGAAAGAG GCGGAGAGCGAGGCAACGCTGAAGGAGATGCGGAGCCTGCGAGAGCGTCTGAACGCAAGTGAGCGTGCTGCAGAGGGCTTGAGGAGCGATCTGAGTGCCACGATAGCACAGAGGGATCATGGGCAGGCCGAACTGCATCAGGCTCGTCTGCAGGCAGCCCAGCTCACTCTTCAGCTTGCAGATTCCAGTCTGGCCCTGAGGGAAGGAAGAGCTCGCTGGGCCCAGGAGAGGCAGAGTCTGCAGCGCACTGCTGAG AAGGACCATGAGCGTCTGGAGAAACTCAACACAGAGAtgcagaggatggaggagaggctgcaggaggagaggatggaaaGAGTGAAGCTGGAGGTTGAGCTTGGGAGAGAAAAGGATTGCAACCGG GTTCAGCTGTGTGAAACCCGCAGGGAGCTCCAGGAGCTGAAGGCCAGCCTGAGGGTTGCCcagaaggagaaggagcagcTGCTTGCAGAGAAACAG GAGTTGATGGAGTACATCTGTCAGCTGGAGCAGAAGATGGGAACAGTGGCGAGTGCCAAGTGGAGCGCTGCCCCGATTGCCTCCACAG GGCGGCCTGGCAGCGCATTATCTGACTCTGAGGACGAGAACCCAGAGGCTCTGCAGCCCCTCCGTCCACCAAGACCTCTGGGACACTACAGCCTGTGTGAGCAGGGCGAGCCTGACTCCCTGCTCCTTGccacccctccttcctcccccagggaggcagagaggagcgCCGTGGTCATCAACCAGCCAGCCCCGCTCTCCTCACCACACCAGGCCGGCTCTGACACTCTGGCACACAGCTCGGATTCG gaggaggaatcTAGTCCACTTCCATGTGCAAGGCACAGCTCCGGAGAggaaacagcacttctgcttCCTGAGCACACGGACACTGTTCTCAG TGATCTGGCTGACACCTCGCTATGGTAA
- the rarga gene encoding retinoic acid receptor gamma-A isoform X2: MFDCMEALGMGPRQLYDVTSRGACMLRKASPFFAGLDPFAWTGSASVQSVETQSTSSEEMVPSSPSPPPPPRVYKPCFVCQDKSSGYHYGVSSCEGCKGFFRRSIQKNMVYTCHRDKNCQINKVTRNRCQYCRLQKCFEVGMSKEAVRNDRNKKKKDVKEEVVLPESYELSGELEELVNKVSKAHQETFPSLCQLGKYTTNSSSDHRVQLDLGLWDKFSELSTKCIIKIVEFAKRLPGFTTLTIADQITLLKSACLDILMLRICTRYTPEQDTMTFSDGLTLNRTQMHNAGFGPLTDLVFAFAGQLLPLEMDDTETGLLSAICLICGDRMDLEEPQKVDKLQEPLLEALKIYARRRRPNKPHMFPRMLMKITDLRGISTKGAERAITLKMEIPGPMPPLIREMLENPEAFEDQTESNDSPPPPPPPPPPPPPALVLKQEAEDEEDSWATENGSEPSPEEEDEDDDDDVGDEERDRGSDSDGEPWGVLDAIDGSRKGLVGRAQ; encoded by the exons CGGTGGAGACCCAGAGCACCAGCTCAGAGGAGATGGTACCCAGTTCTCCGTCTCCACCTCCCCCACCTCGGGTCTACAAACCATGTTTTGTGTGCCAGGACAAGTCCTCAGGGTACCACTACGGTGTCAGCTCCTGTGAGGGCTGCAAG GGCTTCTTCCGCCGCAGTATCCAGAAGAACATGGTGTACACCTGCCACAGAGACAAGAACTGTCAGATTAACAAGGTCACACGCAACCGCTGCCAGTACTGCAGGCTGCAGAAGTGCTTTGAGGTCGGCATGTCCAAGGAAG CGGTGCGTAATGacagaaacaagaagaagaaggatgtgaaggaggaggtggtgctTCCAGAAAGCTATGAGCTGAGCGGAGAACTAGAGGAGTTGGTCAACAAAGTCAGCAAAGCTCACCAAGAAACCTTCCCGTCACTTTGCCAATTGGGCAAATACACCACC aacTCCAGCTCAGACCATCGTGTCCAGCTGGATCTGGGTTTATGGGACAAGTTCAGTGAGCTTTCCACCAAATGCATCATCAAGATTGTGGAATTCGCCAAGCGGCTGCCAGGTTTCACCACCCTCACCATCGCTGACCAGATCACTCTACTGAAGTCGGCCTGCCTGGACATTTTG ATGCTGAGGATCTGCACACGCTACACCCCAGAACAGGACACTATGACCTTCTCAGATGGCCTGACGCTGAACCGGACTCAGATGCACAACGCCGGCTTCGGACCACTCACCGACCTGGTGTTCGCCTTCGCCGGTCAGCTTCTACCGCTAGAGATGGACGACACAGAAACTGGCCTCCTCAGCGCCATCTGCCTCATCTGTGGAG ACCGTATGGATCTAGAGGAGCCCCAGAAAGTGGATAAGCTGCAAGAGCCTCTACTGGAGGCTCTGAAGATTTACGCCCGCCGGCGTCGCCCCAACAAACCTCACATGTTCCCCCGCATGCTGATGAAGATCACCGACCTCAGGGGCATCAGCACTAAGG GAGCAGAGAGAGCCATCACTCTGAAGATGGAGATCCCAGGGCCGATGCCTCCATTGATCAGGGAGATGCTCGAGAACCCAGAGGCCTTTGAAGACCAAACAGAGTCTAACGACAGCCCGCCGCCTCCACCACCGCCACCgccacctccaccaccagcccTCGTCCTGAAGCAGGAGgctgaggacgaggaggacaGTTGGGCCACAGAGAACGGCAGCGAGCCCTCgccggaggaggaggatgaagacgaCGATGACGACGTGGGGGATGAAGAGCGAGACAGGGGCTCGGACAGTGACGGGGAGCCCTGGGGGGTTCTGGATGCCATAGATGGGTCGAGGAAAGGCCTTGTTGGGAGGGCGCAGTGA